GTCCAAAACTTTCAATTAAAAGACTGGTTGAAGCTTGTGCGACTAGAAGCATTCGTCTATTTTCATCATGTTTATTGTCCGAATGTGATCACTATTGGATGTTTTAATTTCATGTAATACTAGGGTTAGAACTCTATTTTTCATATAAacttaagagtaatgctattcttTACACCTATTTTACATTGGCTGATATGACGTGTTTGAAACtttaaagttgttttttttaagtagcTGACATAATAAGCCACGTAAAATGCTCTACGTCGACCTTTATCAAATAAATGTGATTAAGTGTAAAAAATAACATTCATTGACACCTAATACGGAGGAATTAACTCGCAGCTCATgtgttttcaataaaaaaaaaagctcaccAAGGTTAAGTttaatttctcttattttactCCAATTCCTTTATTGAATTGTAGTTTTTTTGGAAGAGTTGTTGTATTGTTTAGCTTTGCAATCCACCACACATCAGCTCCTGGAAACACACACCCACTTATTGAGCTATAAATCTGGACAGCCTAGATCGATATCTTGGTCTCCCGTAGTGGAATTTCTTAATACGAGATAACAAGCCTAAAAAATGTTAAGTTAGATAAAGATTTTAATAGGCTCCAACCATTGAGACAACATTTAATTACCAAATAAACAATATCTGGGGTGAGTCAGTTATGGATTAATACCAATCACGTACACAGAAACAAATTAAGACGGCTTGATTAGTTTTTTGTTTATACcttggaaaaagaaaacaacgtACCTTTAAAATAGGTTGGTCATATGGGCAAAATTTAAAGGTGATGGGGAGGAGGCTAGGGGAGCCGCGGGAAATGCGGTTGGAAGGGACAGAACCCTTAACTAACTTCTAAAAACAGAGTGCCGTGAAACCCTCCTGTCCAGATCTCCTTTGTCACtctgaaagaaaagaaaattgaaatttcacaAATCAAAATTATCAACGGATCGAGAGGAAGAGGAAAGGCTTAAAAAGAGTTCCTCTGTGGATCTCTCTCCGCTCTCTCTGTGGCTTGGGGCAGAGGCCTCTCTCTGCCTTAGCCATTAATTTTCACCATGGCGTTTCAGGATTTTGAATACATAACGGAACGCCGAAGAGCTGAGAAGCAACGCAAGCTCAGGAAGAGGATTGCCATGGCCGCAGTTTCGGCCTTTGCTCTTGTTGCTCTAATTGCTGTCGCAGTCTTTGTGGGAGTTGGTAAATCCAACGACAGTGACACCAAAGCAGCTCAACCTCACCAACAAGCTGCAAATGAGTCTTCACAGACACACAGTACTAATAAGGTGATACAAATGATTTGCCACTCTGCGGATTACAAGGAAAAGTGCGAGAACATCCTCACCAGGGCAGTGAAAGCGAACCCTGATTTGTGTCATCCCAAAGACCTTCTCAAGACTGCTATTTCAGCAACCGCAGATGAGGTCAACAATGCCATGAACAAAACCATCGGGTTCAAATATAACACCCCAGCAGAGAAAGCAGCATTCGAAGATTGTATGGTACTCATGCAGGAAGCCAAGGAAGAATTAGGCTTCTCCGTTTTCCAAGTTGGCAACAGTGACTTAGGAGAGTTGTCCTCTAGAACCCCTAAACTCAACAATTGGCTGAGTGCGGTCATGTCTTACCAACAAACGTGCATTGATGGTTTTCCCCAAGGAAAATTGAAGGACAGCGTGGAAAAGGCTTTCGAGGGTGTCAAGGAACTCACCAGCAATTCCCTTGCCATTGTATCCGAGGTGGCCTTGTTCCTGTCCACATTCCAGGAAGCAGGTGGACATAGCCGTCACCTTCTGGAAAAGGACGGATATCCCACCTGGATGGCCCATGAGGACCGTAGGATGTTGAAGGCCCAAGATGAAAAGCCCACGCCCAACGTGACTGTGGCAAAAGACGGTAGCGGAGACTACAATACAATTTCTGGGGCACTGGCAGCCATGCCAGAAAAATACCAAGGACGGTATgatatcgatcgatcgatcctTTAGTTTTGCATCTACGAGGTGTCAATGCTAATAATCATGCACCTTTATCACATCATAATTTTCTAGGGAAATTAAATGGGGGGTGTGGGGGATATATATCGAATCATCGATCGAACAAACGACAATAATTTTCATCTTTTcgaaaacattttcaattttctatatTGCTCGATCGTATATAgttcatttagttatttttcttttccactcTCATGACAATGCAGATATGTCATCTACGTTAAGGCAGGAGTATATAAGGAGACCGTGACTGTGACAAAGGAGATGGTGAATGTCACTATGTACGGTGATGGATCCCAGAAGAGCATCATCACTGGTAGCAAAAATTTTGTAGATGGAGTTAGGACTTTTGAAACTGCAACTTTTGGTATGATGGTATCCAAATTAATTAGCATTCAGCTTTCGGCTTTCCTCCCCCTCCCCACAAAAAATGAAACGAAACAGAATGTATTTATAAATTAgtacacatgcatgcatgctcaACCTGTTTGTACATGATATATAGCTTAATTCATCTTGTTTAGAAAGCCATTTAATTAGTGGGTATCAATGAGGTTTTCTTCCATCCAACCTTCCAATTGGGAACCTCATGACCATCCTTAGAACAACAAATAAATGACATACGACTAAAAATTATCTGGTCAGCAAGCGTTTCGGTAAAGAATTTCCGCAGATCGAGATAGTTTATtaattcggttttttttttttttttttaatttatttatgtgAAATATCTAATGCAGTGGCTTTAGGAGAAGGCTTTTTGGCGAAAGCCATGGGATTTAGAAATACAGCTGGTCCAGAAAAGGGACAGGCAGTGGCTGCTAGAGTCCAAGCGGATAGTTCAGTTTTCGTCAATTGCCGCTTTGAGGGATACCAAGACACCTTGTATGCACAAACCCATCGTCAATTCTACAAAAGCTGTGTGATTGCTGGCACCGTTGACTTCATTTTTGGTGACGCAGCTGCTGTGTTCCAAAACTGCTTGATTGTGGTGAGGAAACCTTTGGATAACCAGAAAAATGTGGTTACAGCCCAGGGAAGGATTGACAAACGTGAAACCACGGGAATAGTGTTGCATAAGTGTCGCATTTTGCCGGACAACAAACTTGTACCTTTCAAGTCCAAAATCAGCAGTTACCTTGGGAGGCCATGGAAGGAATACTCGAGAACCGTTGTCATGGAATCAACAATTGATGACATTATCCACCCCGATGGATGGCTACCATGGGAAGGAGACTTCGGACTCAATACTCTATATTACGCAGAGTTTAACAACATAGGACCAGGTGCCAAGGTTCTCGCCAGAGTCAACTGGCCTGGCCACAAGCTCATTAATCAGCAAGAAGCCTTCCAGTATACAGTAGGGCCTTTCTTACATGGGGATTGGATCAACGCCACTGGCGCTCCAGTTCACTTTGGTTTATATACTTAATTAAGGCTTCCATCAATTTCTCTTACCTTATAGGGAAAAACTATGCGCAACTCTATTTATGTATGAGTTCTCCAGTGGCACACAATTGGCTACCGCGTCGAACATATTCACCACACGTTACCAAATCCATTGTGTATCAGgcccaaaacataaaaacacataaCATGCATCGACCCTTACCGTTAAGTCCATCTAAATATTGGGTCCGTTTCTAATACTTAACCAACAAATGGAATAATGGGTTTCGATCTTTGTCACTAGACGCGTCCACCGCGATAGTGCTTGACGGCTGATGCAACCATATGATATGTATGGCTAAAATGGTATTTCATGCTCAATATTAATTCGTATTGTTTTGAATTCTATTACATTTTTGTTATATCAAGCAAAAAGATAACCAAACgtcacttttatatatttatattttgttgaagTAGATTTTTGGATGGCCGGACCATATTGGAAAACCACCCGCTCCTGGAGGATCGAAGAACCTCTAATGCTTCAGGCAATAAAGtatttgagaataaattgatTGAATGAAAAGAGTTTTAGGAGAGAGAGGGCATACCTGATTTTGgtgaattaaatatttaattaatattctaacattcatTTCCCTCTTCCCCACGTGTGAGCTCAATTTCTTCATCAACATAACA
The Alnus glutinosa chromosome 14, dhAlnGlut1.1, whole genome shotgun sequence genome window above contains:
- the LOC133856465 gene encoding putative pectinesterase/pectinesterase inhibitor 45; this translates as MAFQDFEYITERRRAEKQRKLRKRIAMAAVSAFALVALIAVAVFVGVGKSNDSDTKAAQPHQQAANESSQTHSTNKVIQMICHSADYKEKCENILTRAVKANPDLCHPKDLLKTAISATADEVNNAMNKTIGFKYNTPAEKAAFEDCMVLMQEAKEELGFSVFQVGNSDLGELSSRTPKLNNWLSAVMSYQQTCIDGFPQGKLKDSVEKAFEGVKELTSNSLAIVSEVALFLSTFQEAGGHSRHLLEKDGYPTWMAHEDRRMLKAQDEKPTPNVTVAKDGSGDYNTISGALAAMPEKYQGRYVIYVKAGVYKETVTVTKEMVNVTMYGDGSQKSIITGSKNFVDGVRTFETATFVALGEGFLAKAMGFRNTAGPEKGQAVAARVQADSSVFVNCRFEGYQDTLYAQTHRQFYKSCVIAGTVDFIFGDAAAVFQNCLIVVRKPLDNQKNVVTAQGRIDKRETTGIVLHKCRILPDNKLVPFKSKISSYLGRPWKEYSRTVVMESTIDDIIHPDGWLPWEGDFGLNTLYYAEFNNIGPGAKVLARVNWPGHKLINQQEAFQYTVGPFLHGDWINATGAPVHFGLYT